A genome region from Geodermatophilus bullaregiensis includes the following:
- the rplD gene encoding 50S ribosomal protein L4 gives MTQSTATEAARADRQVDVRAPGGQTAGSVTLPGALFDTTANVSLMHQVVVAQLAAARQGTHSTKTRGAVSGGGVKPYRQKGTGRARQGSIRAPQFTGGGTVHGPQPRDYSQRTPKKMKAAALRGALSDRAREGRVRVVTTFVDGDAPKTKAALATLDSITSAKRVLVVLDRDDHLNWVSLRNEQRVHLLEAGQLNTYDVLLSDEVVFTEAALAEFVAGPHGGAVSLAKPDLTTPDIPGAIPSIQPAEGTTDLDLATDTTEDKA, from the coding sequence GTGACCCAGTCGACCGCGACCGAGGCCGCGCGCGCCGACCGCCAGGTCGACGTCCGCGCGCCGGGCGGGCAGACCGCCGGCAGCGTCACGCTGCCCGGCGCCCTGTTCGACACGACCGCCAACGTCTCGCTCATGCACCAGGTGGTGGTGGCCCAGCTGGCCGCCGCGCGCCAGGGCACGCACTCGACGAAGACGCGCGGCGCCGTCAGCGGTGGTGGCGTCAAGCCCTACCGCCAGAAGGGCACCGGCCGGGCCCGTCAGGGCTCGATCCGCGCGCCGCAGTTCACCGGCGGTGGCACCGTCCACGGGCCCCAGCCGCGCGACTACTCGCAGCGCACGCCCAAGAAGATGAAGGCCGCCGCCCTGCGCGGGGCCCTGTCCGACCGGGCCCGTGAGGGCCGCGTGCGCGTGGTCACCACCTTCGTCGACGGGGACGCCCCGAAGACCAAGGCGGCGCTGGCCACGCTCGACTCGATCACCTCGGCGAAGCGGGTGCTCGTGGTCCTCGACCGCGACGACCACCTCAACTGGGTGAGCCTGCGCAACGAGCAGCGGGTGCACCTGCTCGAGGCCGGTCAGCTCAACACCTACGACGTGCTGCTCAGCGACGAGGTCGTCTTCACCGAGGCCGCGCTGGCCGAGTTCGTCGCCGGTCCGCACGGCGGTGCCGTCTCGCTCGCCAAGCCCGACCTGACCACCCCGGACATCCCGGGTGCGATCCCGTCGATCCAGCCGGCCGAGGGCACCACCGACCTCGACCT